The sequence GATGACGCCGATCGGCAGCTGGTTGAGACGGTCGGCGTAATAGAGCGCCGATAGCGCGCCGGCAGGCAGGAAGGTCGCGATGATGGTGTCGGCAAATAGCGCGACCTGCGTGCCCATCGATCCCAGCGTCGCAGGGCCGAGCGCCTTGAAGAAGCCGCGCACGTCTTCGTCGAGCTTGAGCGGCGCGAAACGCGGCAGGCCGCCGTGGCGGGCGAGATCGCCAGCGAGCAGGAAATATTGCAGGAAGCCGGAGATCAGCACGCCCCAGGCTGCCGCGTGCCCCGCGGTCGGAAACCAGACGGCCACCGCCAGCGTCATCATCATCGCGACGTTGAGAAAGATCGAGGCGGCCGCAGCGCTGGCAAAGCGCTGCATCACGTTGAGCATGCCGCCATAGAGCGTGACGAGCGTGATCAGCAGCAGATAGGGAAAGGTGATCCGGGTGAGCTCTATCGCGAGCTTGCGTTGCTCGGCGTCCTCCGAAAAGCCGGGCGCCAAGATGCTCATCGCTTGCGGCATGAACAGCCAGGCGACGATCAGCAGCACCACCTGCGAAGCCAGGAGCAGCGTGAAGATGCGGTCCGCGAAGAGTTTTGCCGCCGCCTCGCCCTTCTCGCCATGGACATGCGCGTAGGCCGGCACCCACGCCGCGTTGAAGGCGCCCTCGGCGAAGATCGCTCGGAAATGATTGGGCAGCCGCAGCGCCACGAAGAAGGCATCTGCCACGGGGCCTGCGCCCAGGATCGCCGCGAGCATGATGTCGCGCGCAAACCCCGTCACCCGCGAGAGCAGCGTGTATCCACCAACCGTGAAGATGCGTCCGAGCATGCGTCTGTTTTAGAGACTTATCAGCCTAACGATAAGGCTTTGAAGTTGACGTGATCAAAAAAGACGAGCGCCCGACTAGAAATGCGCATTGCTGTGCCCTCTCCCCTTGTGGGAGAGGGCAGCGCCGCAGGTAGAGACAAACGCGATTGGGTGAGGGGTCTCTCTCCCAGCATTCCAGACGGAGAGAGACCCCTCACCCGTCTCGCCGCTCGCGCGGCGAGCCACCCTCTCCCACAAGGGGAGAGGGAAAGATTCACCCCGCCAGCGCGCCGCGGACTGCAGCGATCACCCGCTCCTGGTCAGCCTCGGTCAAATAGGCGTGCAT comes from Bradyrhizobium sp. CCGE-LA001 and encodes:
- the murJ gene encoding murein biosynthesis integral membrane protein MurJ, with protein sequence MLGRIFTVGGYTLLSRVTGFARDIMLAAILGAGPVADAFFVALRLPNHFRAIFAEGAFNAAWVPAYAHVHGEKGEAAAKLFADRIFTLLLASQVVLLIVAWLFMPQAMSILAPGFSEDAEQRKLAIELTRITFPYLLLITLVTLYGGMLNVMQRFASAAAASIFLNVAMMMTLAVAVWFPTAGHAAAWGVLISGFLQYFLLAGDLARHGGLPRFAPLKLDEDVRGFFKALGPATLGSMGTQVALFADTIIATFLPAGALSALYYADRLNQLPIGVIGIAIGTVLLPEMSRRITASDHDGAMRAQRRAFDFTLLFSVPFVAAFITVPDEIMRALFARGAFSQADAVAAGNTLAAYAIGLIPFVLIRSAVATFYARKDTATPVRASLTGIAVNVALKLALMGSLAQIGLALATAVGVWTNLLLVLYFAVRREFLVLDRAWLLSLIKFFVTGIILAATFWLIARFSGSIVGAMHFRDELTLALLAIGGTIVYALAILILFGRNWLVALVRK